GACCGGGATCATCTACGGTTTCCAGAACGCCCACGCCTTCGAGGACCAGATCGGCTACGTCGAGATCTTCAAGAAGCTCGGCGTCGGCGTCGTGCAGATGTGCTACAACACCCAGAACCTGGTCGGCACCGGCTGCTACGAGCGTGACGGCGGCCTGTCCGGCTTCGGTCGCGAGATCGTCGCCGAGATGAACCGCGTGGGCATCATGTGCGACCTCTCCCACGTCGGCGAGCACACCTCCCGCGAGGTCATCGAGGCCTCCGAGAAGCCGGTGTGCTATTCACACTGCCTGCCGTCCGGCCTCAAGGAACACCCGCGCAACAAGTCCGACGAGGAACTCAAGTTCATCGCCGACAACGGCGGCTTCGTCGGCGTGACCATGTTCACGCCCTTCCTGCGCGCCGGCGTCGACGCCACCGTCGAGGACTACGTCGAGGCCATCGAGTACGTGATGAACATCGTCGGCGAGGATGCCATCGGCATCGGCACCGACTTCACCCAGGGCCACGACAAGCAGTTCTTCGAGTGGCTGACCCACGACAAGGGCTATGCCCGTCGCCTGACCAACTTCGGCAAGATCATCAACCCCGAGGGCATTCGCACCATCGGCGAATTCCCCAACCTCACCGAGGCGCTGCTGAAGCGCGGCCTGAGCGAGCGTCAGGTGCGCAAGATCATGGGTGAGAACTGGGTCAATGTCCTGAAGGACGTCTGGGGCGAGTGAGCCCGATGCGAC
The Halomonas sp. M4R1S46 DNA segment above includes these coding regions:
- a CDS encoding dipeptidase, yielding MTPAELHQDAIVIDGLVIAKWNRELFEDMRKGGLTAANCTVSVWEGFQATVDNIVKTDALMAESSDLVRPVRTTADIIRAKEEGKTGIIYGFQNAHAFEDQIGYVEIFKKLGVGVVQMCYNTQNLVGTGCYERDGGLSGFGREIVAEMNRVGIMCDLSHVGEHTSREVIEASEKPVCYSHCLPSGLKEHPRNKSDEELKFIADNGGFVGVTMFTPFLRAGVDATVEDYVEAIEYVMNIVGEDAIGIGTDFTQGHDKQFFEWLTHDKGYARRLTNFGKIINPEGIRTIGEFPNLTEALLKRGLSERQVRKIMGENWVNVLKDVWGE